In one window of Limnohabitans sp. MORI2 DNA:
- a CDS encoding lysophospholipid acyltransferase family protein — MSATTRIFHFLARLPLPLMQRLGAVLGWLVWWLSPSYRRNFHANVQAAGVAWHEARPAVAAIGRMVAELPWVWMRPHTATLDGLVKWDGAEHFESAMQAGKGVIIMSPHIGAWEIGAQAIAEKFGPTYGPMIALFRPARKAWLEPLVANARTRPYLDSAPTSLAGVRTLIRALRNGGYTAILPDQVPPLGQGVWAPFFGRDVYTMTLLAKLAQQTGAQVIMTWCERLPTGQGFCMHMRPFEAPEMKDATVSPEVAAAAVNRGVERMVLDAPGQYLWGYARDKQPRAEG; from the coding sequence ATGTCGGCCACCACGCGCATCTTTCATTTCCTAGCTCGCTTGCCTCTGCCTTTGATGCAGCGACTAGGCGCTGTGCTCGGGTGGCTGGTGTGGTGGCTGTCGCCCAGCTATCGCCGAAACTTCCATGCGAATGTGCAAGCGGCAGGTGTGGCTTGGCACGAGGCTCGCCCTGCGGTGGCGGCCATCGGTCGCATGGTGGCCGAGTTGCCTTGGGTGTGGATGCGTCCGCACACGGCCACGCTCGATGGTTTGGTGAAGTGGGATGGCGCGGAGCATTTTGAATCTGCCATGCAAGCAGGCAAAGGCGTCATCATCATGTCGCCGCACATCGGCGCGTGGGAGATTGGCGCGCAAGCCATTGCTGAAAAATTTGGCCCCACCTATGGCCCCATGATTGCCCTGTTTCGCCCTGCGCGCAAAGCTTGGTTAGAGCCGTTGGTGGCCAATGCCCGCACCCGCCCTTATTTAGATTCAGCACCCACTTCATTGGCAGGCGTGCGCACGCTCATTCGCGCTTTGCGCAATGGCGGCTACACGGCTATCTTGCCGGACCAAGTGCCACCTCTTGGGCAAGGTGTGTGGGCGCCATTTTTCGGTCGCGATGTCTACACCATGACCTTGCTTGCCAAGCTGGCGCAACAAACGGGTGCGCAAGTCATCATGACGTGGTGCGAGCGTTTACCAACGGGGCAGGGCTTTTGCATGCACATGCGCCCCTTTGAAGCGCCTGAGATGAAAGACGCGACGGTATCACCCGAGGTGGCCGCTGCCGCTGTGAACCGTGGTGTGGAGCGCATGGTCTTAGATGCGCCAGGTCAATACCTGTGGGGCTATGCCCGCGACAAACAACCGCGTGCAGAAGGCTAA
- a CDS encoding lysophospholipid acyltransferase family protein, with translation MFTKFGLLFLRALSYLPLSWLRALGAGLGAVLMVVIPSRRRVVQANLRVCFAHLSEAERDVLTRQTFVYFAQAWLDRSWLWHRSAACIQARVQLSGEVAALSEATPTVLFAPHFMGLDVGWTALTMSLPLNFTTIFTPQSNAAVDAWVAEGRQRFGQVRLFRREDGVKPIVSALRQNELLYLLPDMNFGPSESIFVPFYGEQAATVPSLSRFAKLGRARVMPVITRMTSTGYEVVVHPAWTDFPTDDAEADTAAMNQRLEVFINAMPAQYFWVHKRFKTRLPGAPSIY, from the coding sequence ATGTTTACTAAGTTTGGCTTATTGTTTTTGCGCGCTTTGAGCTATTTGCCCTTGTCATGGTTGCGAGCATTGGGTGCAGGTTTAGGTGCTGTGCTGATGGTGGTGATTCCATCTCGTCGCCGCGTGGTGCAAGCCAATTTGCGCGTGTGCTTTGCGCATTTGAGTGAGGCCGAGCGCGATGTGTTGACCCGCCAAACCTTTGTGTATTTTGCGCAAGCGTGGCTGGATCGCAGCTGGTTGTGGCACCGCAGTGCAGCCTGTATCCAAGCGCGTGTGCAGCTGTCGGGTGAGGTGGCCGCTTTGTCTGAGGCTACGCCAACCGTGTTGTTTGCACCGCATTTCATGGGGCTAGATGTGGGATGGACGGCGCTCACCATGAGCCTACCTTTGAACTTCACCACCATCTTCACACCGCAGTCCAATGCGGCGGTCGATGCGTGGGTGGCCGAGGGGCGTCAACGTTTTGGGCAGGTGCGTTTGTTCAGGCGTGAGGACGGCGTTAAGCCCATCGTCAGTGCGCTACGTCAAAACGAATTGTTGTATTTGCTGCCCGACATGAATTTTGGCCCGAGCGAGTCGATCTTTGTGCCGTTTTATGGTGAGCAAGCGGCGACAGTGCCCTCGCTCTCGCGCTTTGCCAAATTGGGCCGTGCCCGCGTGATGCCTGTGATCACGCGCATGACGTCCACAGGCTATGAGGTGGTCGTTCACCCTGCGTGGACAGATTTCCCGACCGACGATGCCGAGGCGGACACTGCCGCCATGAACCAACGCTTAGAGGTATTCATCAACGCCATGCCAGCGCAGTACTTCTGGGTGCACAAGCGCTTTAAGACTCGGCTGCCAGGCGCGCCCAGCATCTACTGA
- a CDS encoding c-type cytochrome has product MKLIASLLIAAALVAPALSHANEPAAPAAKADLAKGEATYNAICAACHGADGNSGSPAYPKLAQQHPDYLVKQLQEFKSGKRANAIMMGMAAGLSDADMKNVAAWVGSKTSAANFAKEKDLVVLGERIYRGGVAERQIAACAGCHNPTGAGIPAQYPRLAGQHADYTVAQLNAFRENGTSKGSAQAVGRGNSVQMSGVAAKLNDREIKAVADYIAGLR; this is encoded by the coding sequence ATGAAGTTGATTGCCTCCTTGTTGATCGCCGCCGCATTGGTGGCCCCCGCCCTTTCTCATGCCAACGAGCCAGCAGCGCCTGCTGCCAAGGCCGATTTGGCCAAAGGTGAAGCCACTTACAACGCCATTTGTGCAGCTTGTCATGGCGCCGATGGCAACTCAGGTTCGCCTGCGTACCCCAAGCTGGCTCAGCAGCACCCCGATTACTTGGTCAAGCAATTGCAAGAATTCAAATCAGGCAAGCGCGCCAACGCCATCATGATGGGCATGGCTGCTGGTTTGTCTGACGCCGACATGAAGAATGTGGCTGCTTGGGTGGGTTCTAAAACATCGGCTGCCAACTTCGCCAAAGAAAAAGACTTGGTGGTTTTGGGTGAGCGCATCTACCGCGGTGGCGTGGCTGAGCGTCAAATCGCTGCTTGCGCAGGTTGCCACAACCCAACAGGTGCTGGTATTCCCGCTCAATACCCACGTTTGGCAGGTCAACATGCGGACTACACCGTGGCTCAACTGAACGCATTCCGCGAAAACGGCACCAGCAAAGGATCTGCCCAAGCGGTGGGCCGTGGCAACAGCGTGCAAATGAGTGGCGTGGCTGCAAAGTTGAATGACCGCGAAATCAAAGCAGTGGCCGACTACATCGCAGGCCTGCGTTAA
- the yihA gene encoding ribosome biogenesis GTP-binding protein YihA/YsxC, with translation MGWLHTARFLTTAAQLHHLPTYDLPEIAFVGRSNAGKSTCINVLTQQKRLAFASKTPGRTQHINLFAMGRQGKTDAVLADLPGYGYAAVPKQDKIRWQQVMANYLLTRPNLRAVVLMCDPRHGLTELDEILLDVIRPRVEEGLKFLVLLTKADKLNRAEANKALQITKLQAGGGEVRLFSALKKQGVDEVASTLYQWMHP, from the coding sequence ATGGGCTGGTTGCACACCGCCCGGTTTTTGACCACCGCCGCGCAATTGCACCACCTACCCACCTACGACTTGCCTGAAATTGCCTTTGTGGGTCGTTCTAACGCAGGTAAATCGACCTGCATCAACGTGCTGACCCAGCAAAAGCGCTTGGCATTCGCCTCCAAAACCCCAGGTCGCACCCAACACATCAACTTGTTCGCCATGGGGCGCCAAGGCAAAACCGATGCCGTGCTAGCCGACTTACCTGGCTACGGCTACGCCGCTGTGCCCAAGCAAGACAAGATTCGCTGGCAACAGGTGATGGCCAACTATCTGCTCACACGCCCCAATTTGCGTGCGGTGGTGCTGATGTGTGACCCACGTCATGGCCTGACAGAACTGGACGAAATTTTGTTGGACGTGATTCGCCCACGCGTGGAAGAAGGTTTGAAATTTTTGGTGCTGCTCACCAAGGCTGACAAACTCAACCGCGCCGAAGCCAACAAAGCACTGCAAATCACCAAGCTGCAAGCCGGTGGCGGTGAAGTGCGTTTGTTCTCAGCGTTGAAAAAACAAGGTGTGGATGAAGTAGCCAGCACCTTGTACCAATGGATGCATCCCTAA